The stretch of DNA GAATCTTTATCTAGCGGGTGTGAATAAAGATATTCCCAATGATGCAATAGAAATATCCGATGAGTTGGTTTTGTCAGTAATTGGGAATCCCGCACCAGGGGAAGTTCGTGCTCATGATGAAAATGGACTTCCTTTTCTCGTGGACGCTCCGCCGCCTACGGTAGAGCACCTCGCGTCTATCGAGCGTGCTTGGCGACTGGTTACTGACGGAATTATCAATCGGCACCGGGATGAGGTGGAGAGCGGCGAAGAAACCACGTTAACGATGGAGCAATACAGGGCGCTCCAGGGTTGCCGGCAGGGGTTGCGCAGTTGGCCAGAGACGCCAATTTTTCCTGACAGTACCGGTCGCCCCGTCGCGCCCACCTGGTTGATTGAGCAACTCAGCGAGTAAGAGGCTTTTCGTTATGCAAATTACAGAGCAGCAGCTACTGCTGATCCTCCCGAACGCCGGCCGCCAAGCCGGCGTTTATCAGCAGGCAGGCTTCCCGGCCACGATTAAGTGGCCTGTTGCACCAAGTTGATCTTTTCAGAATGTCAGGCGGCCGCCATTGAGCGTAACTGGCGAGATGGCGGGCTTCCATTGAGTGATGGTGCGGTGGACCGGCACCCCGACCAGGTGGAAGCGGGCTCTACCACATATCTGACGGCAAGGCGCTCCAGGCCCAGGCGCTGCGTGATTGGCCAGAGAGCGCACCGTTCCCGGACAACATAAAGCGTCCTAACGCCCCAGACTGGTTTATCCCGCCGTCCAGCAAGCCAGCCGGTGCCGATAAGTACCGGAGCGCTTGTTTTGGCGTATGCTTCCTTCGCATCAAGAAATACCGGGTGCGGCGATCTGGTCTAGAATAAACCTGTTGCTGCAGGTTCTTATAGCTAAAGTGCATAGCTTTCGTATTTTATGTTCCTGTTTTTTGATTTTTGGGAGGGTGTAACTCGTACCAATATATTAATGGCGCCGGAGATAATCTGACAGCTAAGGATGCACGAATTCACAAGGA from Pseudomonas sp. NC02 encodes:
- a CDS encoding phage tail protein — its product is MSRLYSKSTGNLYLAGVNKDIPNDAIEISDELVLSVIGNPAPGEVRAHDENGLPFLVDAPPPTVEHLASIERAWRLVTDGIINRHRDEVESGEETTLTMEQYRALQGCRQGLRSWPETPIFPDSTGRPVAPTWLIEQLSE